The following proteins come from a genomic window of Pirellula staleyi DSM 6068:
- a CDS encoding OmpH family outer membrane protein, whose amino-acid sequence MRVNFFTATVVAGLVAILGLTQQANAQGVAPGAPAARPAAAPAAAASGTNVAVIDVAHIFKNHTRFNGMMMDIKKDIEDFEAIVRNEQKKFNAMREELVQFKPSSIEYKQKEEELARVQADLQVKVGIKRKEFLEQEAAVYYRVYREVEQAVGVFAQRNRIGLVLRYNGDDIKQEDRASVLQGVNRAVVYQMNLDITEFVLQMLNANAPAAPAPGPSPGPQGSISRPNPVGPQVPRTR is encoded by the coding sequence GTGCGAGTTAACTTCTTCACGGCCACCGTGGTGGCAGGTTTGGTTGCCATCCTGGGTCTGACCCAACAAGCCAATGCGCAAGGTGTGGCACCAGGAGCCCCTGCCGCACGACCAGCAGCCGCCCCTGCTGCTGCCGCCAGCGGCACCAACGTCGCTGTGATCGATGTGGCCCACATCTTCAAGAATCACACCCGCTTCAACGGGATGATGATGGATATCAAGAAAGATATCGAAGACTTCGAAGCGATCGTTCGCAACGAACAAAAGAAGTTCAACGCGATGCGCGAAGAACTCGTGCAGTTCAAGCCTTCGAGCATTGAATACAAGCAGAAGGAAGAAGAGCTGGCTCGCGTGCAGGCTGATCTGCAAGTGAAAGTCGGCATCAAGCGCAAAGAATTCCTCGAACAAGAGGCCGCTGTTTACTACCGCGTCTATCGCGAAGTCGAACAAGCTGTGGGCGTGTTTGCTCAGCGCAATCGCATCGGTTTGGTGCTTCGCTACAACGGCGACGACATCAAGCAGGAAGACCGCGCTTCGGTGCTGCAAGGTGTTAATCGTGCCGTGGTTTATCAAATGAACCTCGACATCACCGAGTTCGTGCTGCAGATGCTCAACGCCAATGCTCCAGCAGCACCTGCTCCAGGACCAAGCCCTGGCCCACAAGGTAGCATCTCGCGTCCGAATCCTGTCGGACCTCAAGTCCCACGCACTCGTTAG
- the lpxC gene encoding UDP-3-O-acyl-N-acetylglucosamine deacetylase yields MSTTLRMQRTVARAVNVAGFGYWSGRDVNVDFRPAAAGTGIVFVRHDLDRPRRIPATVNHRIETPRRTTLSADGAQVEMVEHILAALMGLSIDNCEVWVDAAEMPGCDGSSKAFVDALQSVGTEKLKQPRARLVVPEITRVGNDDAWVEARPSSSGNLSIKYRLDYGPSTPIGRQTIEMTVTPETFTDELSSARTFILKDEADWLRSRGLGTRVTNQDILVFGDEGPIDNELRFTDECVRHKALDLVGDLALSGCDLVGHFTAHRSGHRLNAELVRALLVEGRIEQGLRRTG; encoded by the coding sequence TTGAGCACAACCTTGCGAATGCAGCGAACGGTTGCCCGGGCCGTAAATGTGGCCGGGTTTGGTTATTGGAGTGGGCGCGACGTTAACGTCGATTTCCGCCCCGCCGCCGCTGGAACAGGCATCGTGTTTGTCCGGCACGATCTCGATCGTCCACGGCGAATTCCAGCCACCGTTAATCACCGTATCGAAACTCCTCGGCGCACCACGCTCTCTGCCGATGGTGCGCAGGTCGAGATGGTCGAGCACATCCTGGCTGCCCTCATGGGGCTTTCGATCGACAACTGTGAAGTTTGGGTCGATGCCGCCGAAATGCCTGGCTGCGACGGCTCGAGCAAAGCTTTTGTGGATGCCCTGCAATCCGTAGGGACCGAGAAACTCAAGCAGCCCCGGGCGCGACTTGTTGTCCCCGAGATCACTCGTGTGGGTAACGACGATGCGTGGGTCGAAGCCCGTCCTTCGAGCAGCGGCAACTTGTCGATCAAGTATCGCCTCGACTACGGACCATCGACACCAATTGGCCGCCAAACGATTGAAATGACCGTGACTCCCGAAACGTTCACCGACGAGCTCTCGTCGGCCCGCACGTTCATCCTGAAAGACGAAGCCGATTGGCTTCGGAGTCGGGGACTCGGAACGCGAGTCACGAATCAAGATATTTTGGTCTTCGGCGACGAAGGCCCCATCGATAACGAACTCCGCTTCACCGATGAATGCGTCCGGCATAAAGCGCTCGATCTCGTCGGAGATTTGGCCCTGTCAGGATGCGATCTCGTGGGGCATTTCACTGCCCATCGCAGTGGACATCGGCTGAATGCCGAACTCGTGCGAGCCCTTCTGGTGGAAGGTCGCATCGAACAAGGATTGCGTCGCACTGGCTAG